The Nocardioides pantholopis genome window below encodes:
- a CDS encoding methyl-accepting chemotaxis protein, giving the protein MPKIRWTVGRRLAGITTIGILTTAVVAMVAWQGAGTVEDGAAQAGRHAAARGLYQSLDTRASELKATALLAAASAATPELEAALAEDAGRVQDLVAELRGLGLGERDLAEVARVEAAFDEYVAGLDAVVGDAGNRRGGRSEGAAVAEVLERNRAVHEVLGVAGEDMAVATDVDSQEVLDASAGMRTLVLVTGLVGSVLLAALSFAITRSLVRPLKAAIAALQQFAGGDLTHRLPERSTGCVGDLEVAFNKSIDSVARIVASVGESAEAVAGAAEELSVGTQQIAAGAEETSVQAGVVAGAAGEVSRNVSTVAAGAEQMGASIREIAHSANEAARVASLAVASVESTNVTVSRLGESSVEIGNVVKVITSIAEQTNLLALNATIEAARAGEAGKGFAVVANEVKELAQETARATGDIARRVEAIQSDSGGAVAAIGEIAGIIASINDYQLTIASAVEEQTATTNEMSRNVAEAATGGHEIAANIAGVSQAAVSTTEAMSQSQAAVAELAGMAGKLRAEVSRFTTSA; this is encoded by the coding sequence GTGCCGAAGATCCGCTGGACCGTGGGGCGACGCCTCGCCGGCATCACCACCATCGGGATCCTGACGACCGCCGTCGTGGCCATGGTGGCCTGGCAGGGGGCCGGCACCGTCGAGGACGGCGCGGCCCAGGCCGGGCGGCACGCCGCCGCCCGCGGCCTCTACCAGTCCCTGGACACCCGGGCCAGCGAGCTCAAGGCCACCGCGCTGCTGGCGGCCGCCTCCGCCGCGACCCCCGAGCTGGAGGCGGCGCTCGCCGAGGACGCCGGTCGGGTCCAGGACCTGGTGGCCGAGCTGCGCGGGCTCGGCCTCGGCGAGCGGGACCTCGCGGAGGTCGCGCGGGTCGAGGCCGCCTTCGACGAGTACGTCGCCGGCCTGGACGCCGTCGTGGGTGACGCCGGGAACAGGCGCGGCGGGCGCTCCGAGGGCGCCGCCGTGGCCGAGGTGCTGGAGCGCAACCGGGCCGTGCACGAGGTTCTCGGCGTCGCGGGCGAGGACATGGCGGTGGCCACCGACGTCGACAGCCAGGAGGTCCTGGACGCGAGCGCGGGCATGCGGACCCTGGTGCTCGTGACCGGCCTGGTCGGGTCGGTGCTCCTGGCCGCGCTGTCCTTCGCGATCACCCGCAGCCTGGTGCGCCCGCTCAAGGCCGCCATCGCCGCGCTGCAGCAGTTCGCCGGCGGCGACCTGACGCACCGGCTGCCCGAGCGCTCGACCGGCTGCGTCGGCGACCTCGAGGTCGCGTTCAACAAGTCGATCGACTCGGTGGCGCGGATCGTGGCGTCGGTGGGGGAGTCGGCGGAGGCGGTGGCGGGTGCTGCTGAGGAGTTGTCGGTGGGGACGCAGCAGATTGCTGCGGGTGCGGAGGAGACGTCGGTGCAGGCGGGGGTGGTGGCGGGGGCTGCTGGTGAGGTCTCGCGGAATGTGTCGACGGTGGCGGCGGGTGCGGAGCAGATGGGTGCGTCTATTCGGGAGATTGCGCATTCGGCGAATGAGGCGGCGCGGGTGGCGTCGTTGGCGGTGGCGTCGGTGGAGTCGACGAATGTGACGGTGTCGCGGTTGGGGGAGTCGTCGGTGGAGATCGGGAATGTGGTGAAGGTGATCACCTCGATTGCGGAGCAGACGAATTTGTTGGCGTTGAACGCGACGATCGAGGCGGCGCGGGCTGGTGAGGCTGGGAAGGGGTTCGCGGTGGTGGCGAACGAGGTGAAGGAGCTGGCGCAGGAGACGGCGCGGGCGACGGGGGATATTGCGCGGCGGGTGGAGGCTATTCAGTCGGATTCGGGTGGTGCGGTGGCGGCGATCGGGGAGATTGCGGGGATCATCGCCTCGATCAATGACTATCAGTTGACGATTGCGTCGGCGGTGGAGGAGCAGACGGCGACGACGAACGAGATGTCGCGCAATGTGGCGGAGGCGGCGACGGGGGGTCATGAGATTGCGGCGAACATTGCGGGTGTCTCGCAGGCGGCGGTGTCGACGACCGAGGCGATGAGCCAGTCCCAGGCCGCGGTCGCCGAGCTCGCCGGCATGGCCGGGAAGCTGCGGGCCGAGGTGAGCCGGTTCACGACGTCGGCGTGA
- a CDS encoding SGNH/GDSL hydrolase family protein yields the protein MGKAAAARKLASAAAYGGGGLTMLGGALYGVLTAEAKLARKAIGPLRDDPPPDPSGWYGRGRPGPAAKLVVLGDSSAAGYGVDRVEETPGALLASGVAEHADRRVYLRDLAVVGAKSSDLAGQVDKALPLEPDVAVILVGGNDVTHTVLPSASVRHLQEAVRRLRTAGVEVVVGTCPDLGTIKPMAPPLKQLARAWSRRLAAGQTIGVIEEGGRTVSIGSILGPEFAAAPALLFGPDQFHPSAEGYRAAVGVLLPSALAALGAVPDDEERLEVMRGEAIMPISQAAIRAVNNPGTELDGTEVGGNRLGVRGRWVELRHRRRRAQSTTEGPEQAEADAGELEPAPR from the coding sequence GTGGGGAAGGCAGCGGCGGCACGCAAGCTGGCCTCGGCTGCGGCGTACGGCGGCGGGGGCCTCACCATGCTGGGCGGCGCCCTGTACGGCGTCCTGACGGCCGAGGCGAAGCTCGCCCGCAAGGCGATCGGGCCGCTGCGCGACGACCCGCCCCCCGACCCCTCCGGCTGGTACGGCCGCGGCCGCCCCGGACCGGCGGCCAAGCTGGTCGTCCTCGGCGACTCCAGCGCCGCCGGGTACGGCGTCGACCGGGTCGAGGAGACCCCGGGCGCGCTGCTCGCGAGCGGCGTCGCCGAGCACGCCGACCGGCGCGTGTACCTGCGCGACCTGGCAGTGGTCGGCGCCAAGTCCTCCGACCTCGCCGGGCAGGTGGACAAGGCGCTGCCGCTCGAGCCGGACGTCGCGGTGATCCTGGTCGGCGGCAACGACGTCACCCACACGGTGCTGCCCTCGGCCTCGGTGCGGCACCTGCAGGAGGCCGTGCGCCGGCTGCGCACCGCCGGCGTCGAGGTCGTCGTCGGCACCTGCCCCGACCTCGGCACGATCAAGCCGATGGCGCCACCGCTGAAGCAGCTGGCCCGCGCCTGGTCGCGCCGGCTCGCGGCCGGCCAGACCATCGGCGTCATCGAGGAGGGCGGCCGGACCGTCTCGATCGGCTCGATCCTCGGCCCCGAGTTCGCCGCGGCACCCGCCCTGCTCTTCGGCCCCGACCAGTTCCACCCCTCCGCCGAGGGCTACCGCGCGGCCGTCGGCGTGCTGCTGCCCTCGGCGCTGGCCGCCCTCGGCGCCGTCCCCGACGACGAGGAGCGGCTCGAGGTGATGCGCGGAGAGGCGATCATGCCGATCAGCCAGGCCGCGATCAGGGCGGTCAACAACCCCGGCACGGAGCTGGACGGCACCGAGGTCGGCGGCAACCGCCTCGGCGTCCGCGGCCGGTGGGTCGAGCTGCGGCACCGCCGCCGGCGCGCGCAGTCCACCACCGAGGGACCGGAGCAGGCCGAGGCCGACGCCGGCGAGCTCGAGCCCGCGCCCCGCTGA
- a CDS encoding ABC transporter permease: protein MIGLAARSVRHRGTSFAATFVTLLLGTALMGSFATLAETAGGPVSAADAETLRIMGLVVGGWGTLIVLFAAASTLGITVRQRELELAALRIVGATPRQARRLVRLETLAVATLASLGGALLAAGGGRVLLALLREGGLVADDVAFAGGPASLAVTAAVVLATGLGAATVAGRRATRGPARGVLTEAATDGGRIRRWQVLLAVVLIGYGLAMAVVTMTVTADAEDPYAAMQTSGSNAILVSVGLALLAPVLLRRIALLGRPVLRRCGVAGQLAAFQTTRRAHQLAGVLGPVVVLSGAATGILMLVGIDDRTIRAAGTPPDDADAINLLNNVVMGMIVVFAAILVVTSFAAAVAHRRGELHRLWLLGATRRQVRSSVLAESAVVAVTGVVLGSLASLATIVPFAVARDEGLVPDGQLWLPPLVAVGTVLLTLASARSAVRRADPVGTVRAGALR, encoded by the coding sequence ATGATCGGCCTCGCCGCCCGGTCGGTCCGGCACCGCGGCACGTCGTTCGCCGCGACCTTCGTGACCCTGCTGCTCGGCACGGCGCTGATGGGCTCCTTCGCCACCCTCGCCGAGACCGCCGGCGGGCCCGTCTCGGCCGCCGACGCCGAGACCCTGCGGATCATGGGCCTCGTCGTCGGCGGGTGGGGGACGCTCATCGTGCTCTTCGCGGCCGCCTCGACCCTCGGCATCACCGTGCGCCAGCGCGAGCTCGAGCTGGCCGCGCTGCGCATCGTCGGGGCCACGCCCCGCCAGGCCCGACGACTGGTGCGCCTGGAGACCCTCGCGGTCGCCACGCTCGCCTCGCTGGGCGGTGCCCTGCTGGCGGCCGGGGGCGGCCGGGTGCTGCTCGCGCTGCTGCGCGAGGGCGGCCTGGTCGCCGACGACGTCGCCTTCGCCGGCGGTCCTGCCTCGCTGGCCGTGACGGCCGCCGTGGTGCTGGCCACCGGCCTCGGCGCCGCCACCGTGGCCGGCCGCCGGGCCACCCGCGGACCGGCCCGCGGCGTGCTCACCGAGGCCGCGACCGACGGCGGCCGGATCCGCCGGTGGCAGGTGCTGCTCGCGGTCGTCCTGATCGGCTACGGCCTCGCGATGGCAGTGGTGACGATGACTGTCACCGCCGACGCCGAGGACCCGTACGCCGCGATGCAGACCTCCGGCTCGAACGCGATCCTGGTCTCGGTCGGCCTCGCCCTGCTGGCCCCGGTCCTGCTGCGCCGGATCGCGCTCCTGGGGCGCCCGGTGCTGCGGCGCTGCGGCGTCGCGGGCCAGCTCGCGGCGTTCCAGACCACCCGTCGCGCCCACCAGCTCGCCGGCGTCCTCGGCCCGGTGGTCGTGCTCAGCGGCGCCGCGACCGGCATCCTGATGCTGGTCGGCATCGACGACCGCACCATCCGTGCGGCCGGGACCCCGCCCGACGACGCCGACGCGATCAACCTGCTCAACAACGTGGTGATGGGCATGATCGTGGTCTTCGCCGCCATCCTCGTGGTCACCTCGTTCGCGGCCGCCGTCGCGCACCGTCGTGGCGAGCTGCACCGGCTCTGGCTCCTCGGGGCGACCCGGCGGCAGGTCCGATCCTCGGTGCTCGCCGAGTCCGCGGTCGTCGCGGTCACCGGGGTGGTGCTCGGATCCCTGGCCTCGCTGGCGACGATCGTGCCGTTCGCCGTGGCCCGCGACGAGGGCCTGGTGCCCGACGGCCAGCTGTGGCTGCCGCCGCTGGTGGCCGTGGGCACGGTGCTGCTCACGCTCGCCTCCGCCCGCTCCGCCGTACGTCGCGCGGACCCCGTCGGGACGGTGCGCGCGGGGGCGCTGCGATGA
- a CDS encoding uracil-DNA glycosylase: MTLPHPATGDPFPSPVPPGTGWPGDPADADTPVATTAAGVRRLSRRVLLDELDARVSVCRACPRLVAWREDVAATKRASFAAEPYWGRPIPGWGAPRPRVLIVGLAPAANGGNRTGRIFTGDRSGDWLVASLHRVGLATQATSLHAADGLELVDTRMVAAVRCAPPQNKPTPQERDTCAPWLDAELALVEPWLRVAVALGRFGWDAALRAFAARGYAVPRPRPRFGHGAEALLSAPAGPGGPGRDVLLLGSYHPSQQNTFTGTLTEEMLDGVLGRAAAAARMAG, translated from the coding sequence CTGACCCTGCCCCATCCGGCCACCGGCGACCCGTTCCCGTCGCCGGTGCCCCCGGGCACCGGCTGGCCCGGTGACCCCGCCGACGCCGACACCCCGGTCGCGACCACCGCGGCCGGGGTGCGGCGTCTGTCCCGCCGGGTGCTGCTCGACGAGCTCGACGCCCGGGTGAGCGTGTGCCGGGCCTGCCCCCGGCTGGTCGCCTGGCGTGAGGATGTCGCCGCGACCAAGCGCGCCTCGTTCGCGGCCGAGCCCTACTGGGGCCGCCCGATCCCCGGCTGGGGCGCTCCCCGGCCGCGGGTCCTCATCGTCGGGCTGGCCCCGGCTGCCAACGGCGGCAACCGGACCGGCCGGATCTTCACCGGGGACCGCTCCGGGGACTGGCTGGTCGCCAGCCTGCACCGCGTCGGGCTGGCCACGCAGGCCACCTCGCTGCACGCCGCGGACGGCCTGGAGCTGGTGGACACCCGGATGGTGGCCGCCGTGCGCTGCGCGCCCCCGCAGAACAAGCCGACCCCGCAGGAGCGGGACACCTGCGCCCCCTGGCTGGACGCCGAGCTGGCGCTGGTCGAGCCCTGGCTGCGGGTGGCTGTCGCGCTGGGCAGGTTCGGCTGGGACGCGGCGCTGCGCGCCTTCGCGGCCCGGGGGTACGCCGTACCCCGGCCGCGCCCGCGGTTCGGCCACGGCGCCGAGGCGCTGCTGAGCGCCCCCGCGGGTCCCGGTGGTCCCGGTCGGGACGTGCTGCTCCTGGGCAGCTACCACCCCAGCCAGCAGAACACCTTCACCGGCACGCTCACCGAGGAGATGCTGGACGGGGTGCTCGGCCGCGCGGCGGCCGCTGCGAGAATGGCCGGGTGA
- a CDS encoding Bax inhibitor-1/YccA family protein has product MQSNNPVFRRSEEFNRPGANAYGTQTYADPSTWGTGAAGQEQEFGRTPVATGGPMTIDSVVQKTGISLGVVIVFAALTWMLTPNLDDANVDIGPLIGAVTIGSLGAFVLSMVNSFKRNISPALVLAFCALEGVALGGLSKLFDAQFGDGIVTQAVIGTFAAFAGTLAAYKVLNIKVGNKFRTFVTAAVFGMVALSVLELVLGMFGSEFGLFGFGAMGLLFAVAGLVLGVFMLIMDFDFVEQGVANRIPERESWRAAFAMTVSLVWIYTNLLRILAIFNQD; this is encoded by the coding sequence ATGCAGAGCAACAACCCGGTGTTCCGCCGGTCGGAGGAGTTCAACCGCCCCGGCGCGAACGCCTACGGCACCCAGACCTACGCCGACCCGTCCACCTGGGGCACCGGTGCCGCCGGCCAGGAGCAGGAGTTCGGCCGCACCCCGGTCGCCACCGGCGGGCCGATGACCATCGACTCCGTCGTCCAGAAGACCGGCATCTCGCTGGGTGTCGTGATCGTCTTCGCGGCGCTCACCTGGATGCTCACCCCGAACCTCGACGACGCCAACGTCGACATCGGCCCGCTCATCGGGGCCGTCACGATCGGCAGCCTCGGCGCGTTCGTGCTGTCGATGGTCAACTCGTTCAAGCGCAACATCAGCCCCGCGCTGGTGCTGGCGTTCTGCGCGCTCGAGGGTGTCGCACTCGGTGGCCTGAGCAAGCTCTTCGACGCCCAGTTCGGCGACGGCATCGTCACCCAGGCCGTCATCGGCACGTTCGCGGCCTTCGCCGGCACGCTCGCGGCGTACAAGGTCCTCAACATCAAGGTCGGGAACAAGTTCCGCACCTTCGTCACCGCCGCGGTCTTCGGCATGGTCGCCCTCAGCGTGCTCGAGCTCGTGCTCGGCATGTTCGGCAGCGAGTTCGGCCTGTTCGGCTTCGGCGCCATGGGCCTGCTGTTCGCGGTCGCCGGCCTGGTGCTCGGTGTGTTCATGCTGATCATGGACTTCGACTTCGTCGAGCAGGGCGTGGCCAACCGGATCCCCGAGCGCGAGTCGTGGCGCGCGGCGTTCGCGATGACCGTGAGCCTGGTCTGGATCTACACCAACCTGCTGCGCATCCTGGCGATCTTCAACCAGGACTGA
- a CDS encoding glycine cleavage system protein R, translated as MSTPTLHAITVLGHDRPGIIAEATGRLSGLGLNLEDSTMTLLRGHFAMMLLCSGSAAGPAIEEALAPLAADGTLTVTVREVPEETAPTTTGSSWVLTVHGGDRPGIVSAVIAEVARVGGNITDLTTRLAGDLYLLLAEIDLPAAADVDALESAIRTAATALGVGATLRPAEADEL; from the coding sequence GTGAGCACCCCGACCCTGCACGCCATCACCGTCCTGGGCCACGACCGCCCCGGCATCATCGCCGAGGCGACCGGACGGCTCTCCGGCCTCGGGCTGAACCTCGAGGACTCGACGATGACCCTGCTGCGGGGCCACTTCGCGATGATGCTGCTGTGCTCGGGCTCCGCCGCGGGCCCCGCGATCGAGGAGGCCCTGGCCCCGCTGGCCGCCGACGGCACGCTGACCGTCACCGTCCGCGAGGTCCCCGAGGAGACCGCCCCGACGACGACCGGCAGCTCCTGGGTGCTGACCGTCCACGGCGGCGACCGGCCGGGCATCGTCTCGGCCGTGATCGCGGAGGTCGCCCGGGTCGGGGGCAACATCACCGACCTGACGACCCGCCTGGCCGGTGACCTGTACCTGCTCCTCGCCGAGATCGACCTGCCCGCCGCCGCGGACGTCGACGCGCTCGAGTCCGCGATCCGGACGGCGGCCACCGCGCTCGGCGTCGGCGCGACCCTGCGGCCCGCGGAGGCCGACGAGCTGTGA
- a CDS encoding LuxR C-terminal-related transcriptional regulator, with amino-acid sequence MRVVLGEDQALLRVGLTRILEASGCAVLEAAEDAASLERALARPDADLGLVDVRMPPSYTNEGLLAAIAARRARPSFPVLVLSQYVEPLYARDLLADGAGGVGYLLKDRVAEVDGFVAALRRVAAGGTVLDPEVVAGLVGGAGREHPVTRLTPREREVLTLMAEGRSNAAIAGRLQVSEKAVGKHSSAIFTKLDLPQDTDDNRRVLAVLAWLEGGG; translated from the coding sequence CTGCGGGTCGTCCTCGGGGAGGACCAGGCGCTGCTGCGGGTCGGCCTGACCCGGATCCTCGAGGCCAGCGGCTGCGCGGTGCTCGAGGCCGCCGAGGACGCCGCGTCCCTGGAGCGGGCCCTGGCCCGCCCGGACGCCGACCTCGGCCTGGTCGACGTCCGGATGCCCCCGTCGTACACGAACGAGGGCCTGCTCGCGGCGATCGCCGCCCGCCGGGCCCGGCCGTCCTTCCCGGTCCTGGTGCTCAGTCAGTACGTCGAGCCGCTCTACGCCCGCGACCTGCTCGCCGACGGGGCGGGCGGCGTGGGCTACCTGCTCAAGGACCGGGTCGCGGAGGTGGACGGGTTCGTCGCCGCGCTGCGCCGGGTGGCCGCGGGGGGGACGGTGCTGGACCCCGAGGTCGTGGCCGGCCTCGTCGGCGGCGCCGGCCGCGAGCACCCGGTCACCCGACTGACGCCGCGCGAGCGGGAGGTCCTGACGCTGATGGCCGAGGGCCGCTCGAACGCAGCGATCGCCGGGCGCCTGCAGGTCTCCGAGAAGGCGGTCGGCAAGCACAGCAGCGCGATCTTCACCAAGCTCGACCTGCCGCAGGACACCGACGACAACCGCCGGGTGCTGGCCGTGCTCGCCTGGCTCGAGGGCGGCGGGTAG
- a CDS encoding sensor histidine kinase, giving the protein MPTLLAPVRSVRPSPVDTAGLVERLRLTLVSAGQFLLFVPAVVLFVLTVVAVPTGGMAVGFVLAAVAVPATELLTGGHRRLAGGLLGVEVPSAYADTTGRGFLGRPLVWLRDPHRWRDVAFLAWSATGGAVLSGLPPLLLLAPLVHLGGLLLDPGLTWALLLAGALVCPLVWWLVTPALLRARAVADRGILGHTRVAALERRVEQVEESRTESLDHSAAEVRRIERDLHDGAQARIAAVGMNVGLAEKLLATDPEAAAALLREVRETTVSALEDLRSVVRGIHPPVLADRGLAGAVEALALALPVPVTLRLDVPEELPAPVESAAYFALAECLANVAKHAAAGRAWVTARQHDGVLRLVVGDDGRGGADPEGSGLRGIARRLGAFDGTLVVDSPPGGPTVVTLEVPCRAEPT; this is encoded by the coding sequence ATGCCGACGCTGCTCGCACCCGTTCGCTCCGTGCGGCCCTCCCCGGTGGACACGGCGGGGCTGGTCGAGCGGCTGCGGCTGACGCTGGTGTCGGCGGGTCAGTTCCTCCTGTTCGTGCCGGCGGTGGTGCTCTTCGTGCTCACCGTCGTGGCCGTCCCGACCGGCGGGATGGCTGTCGGGTTCGTGCTGGCCGCCGTCGCCGTCCCGGCCACCGAGCTGCTCACCGGCGGGCACCGCCGGCTGGCCGGCGGCCTGCTCGGGGTCGAGGTGCCGTCGGCGTACGCCGACACCACCGGCCGCGGCTTCCTCGGCCGACCGCTGGTCTGGCTGCGCGACCCGCACCGGTGGCGCGACGTCGCGTTCCTGGCCTGGTCGGCGACCGGTGGCGCCGTCCTGTCCGGCCTGCCGCCGCTGCTGCTGCTGGCCCCGCTCGTGCACCTCGGCGGGCTCCTGCTCGACCCGGGCCTGACCTGGGCTCTGCTGCTCGCGGGCGCGCTGGTCTGCCCGCTCGTGTGGTGGCTGGTCACCCCCGCACTGCTCCGGGCGCGCGCCGTGGCCGACCGGGGCATCCTCGGGCACACCCGGGTCGCGGCGCTCGAGCGCCGGGTCGAGCAGGTCGAGGAGAGCCGGACGGAGTCCCTGGACCACTCCGCCGCCGAGGTCCGGCGCATCGAGCGGGACCTGCACGACGGCGCCCAGGCCCGGATCGCGGCGGTCGGCATGAACGTCGGGCTCGCCGAGAAGCTGCTCGCCACCGACCCCGAGGCGGCGGCCGCGCTGCTGCGCGAGGTGCGCGAGACCACGGTCTCGGCGCTGGAGGACCTGCGCTCGGTCGTCCGCGGCATCCACCCGCCGGTCCTCGCCGACCGGGGCCTCGCGGGCGCGGTCGAGGCGCTGGCGCTCGCCCTGCCCGTCCCGGTCACGCTGCGGCTCGACGTCCCCGAGGAGCTGCCCGCCCCCGTAGAGTCCGCGGCGTACTTCGCGCTCGCCGAGTGCCTCGCCAACGTCGCCAAGCACGCCGCGGCGGGCCGGGCCTGGGTCACCGCCCGCCAGCACGACGGCGTGCTGCGCCTGGTGGTCGGCGACGACGGCCGCGGCGGGGCGGACCCGGAGGGCTCCGGGCTGCGCGGGATCGCTCGACGGCTGGGCGCGTTCGACGGCACGCTGGTCGTCGACAGCCCGCCCGGCGGGCCCACCGTCGTGACGCTGGAGGTGCCGTGCCGGGCGGAGCCGACCTGA
- a CDS encoding ABC transporter ATP-binding protein: MELSTRPALAVRGLTRTYGEGAAAVHALAGVDLAFAPGSFTALMGPSGSGKTTFLSCAAGLERPDAGSVEVEGVDVTAWTEARRTRLRRDRIGFVFQSFHLMPYLTAAQNVALPVRLAGRRPARGRVGSLLDRMGLGERAEHLPAQLSGGQQQRVAIARALVTDPAVVLADEPTGALDSASAAGVLALMRSCVEDLGQTVVMVTHDPVAAAYADRAVFLVDGRAAGHLDSPTAAAVAGRLANLDDLLAGTRSARAGARS; the protein is encoded by the coding sequence ATGGAACTCTCGACCCGCCCAGCCCTCGCGGTCCGGGGCCTGACCCGCACGTACGGCGAGGGCGCCGCGGCCGTCCACGCCCTGGCCGGCGTGGACCTGGCCTTCGCGCCCGGCTCGTTCACCGCCCTGATGGGCCCTTCGGGGTCGGGCAAGACCACCTTCCTCAGCTGCGCCGCCGGGCTGGAGCGCCCGGACGCCGGGAGCGTGGAGGTCGAGGGCGTCGACGTGACCGCGTGGACCGAGGCCCGCCGCACCCGGCTGCGGCGCGACCGGATCGGCTTCGTCTTCCAGTCCTTCCACCTGATGCCCTACCTCACCGCCGCGCAGAACGTCGCACTGCCGGTGCGGCTGGCCGGCCGGCGACCCGCCCGGGGCCGGGTGGGCTCGCTGCTCGACCGGATGGGACTGGGCGAGCGGGCCGAGCACCTGCCGGCCCAGCTCTCGGGCGGCCAGCAGCAGCGGGTGGCCATCGCCCGCGCGCTGGTCACCGACCCGGCGGTGGTGCTCGCCGACGAGCCCACCGGGGCGCTGGACTCGGCGAGCGCCGCGGGGGTGCTGGCCCTGATGCGCTCCTGCGTCGAGGACCTGGGCCAGACGGTGGTGATGGTGACCCACGACCCGGTCGCCGCGGCGTACGCCGACCGCGCGGTCTTCCTGGTCGACGGCCGGGCCGCCGGGCACCTGGACTCCCCGACCGCCGCCGCCGTGGCCGGCCGGCTGGCGAACCTCGACGACCTCCTCGCCGGCACCCGGTCCGCGCGAGCGGGGGCCAGGTCATGA
- the def gene encoding peptide deformylase has product MSAGPAGPDARVAAWTEAELAVEGRVLEVVRVPEPVLSTPGPLVDPTAPETVQLAADLVATMRVSPGCVGLAAPQVGVSAQVFCVDVSAHPKTRDHHGTFVLCNAEVLEASRNEKAREGCMSVPDFTGDVKRATRLVVRGALPGTGEQVEITANAFEARCLQHEIDHCNGFVFLDRVAGAHAIHARKTYL; this is encoded by the coding sequence GTGAGCGCTGGACCTGCCGGGCCCGACGCACGCGTCGCGGCCTGGACCGAGGCCGAGCTGGCTGTCGAGGGACGGGTCCTGGAGGTGGTCCGGGTGCCCGAGCCGGTGCTCTCGACGCCCGGCCCGCTCGTCGACCCGACCGCGCCCGAGACCGTGCAGCTCGCGGCCGACCTGGTCGCGACGATGCGGGTCAGCCCCGGGTGCGTCGGGCTGGCGGCCCCCCAGGTCGGGGTCTCGGCGCAGGTGTTCTGCGTCGACGTCTCCGCCCACCCCAAGACCCGCGACCACCACGGCACGTTCGTGCTGTGCAACGCCGAGGTGCTCGAGGCCAGCCGCAACGAGAAAGCGCGGGAGGGCTGCATGAGCGTGCCCGACTTCACCGGCGACGTGAAGCGGGCGACCCGGCTCGTGGTCCGGGGCGCGCTGCCGGGCACCGGGGAGCAGGTCGAGATCACCGCCAACGCCTTCGAGGCCCGCTGCCTGCAGCACGAGATCGACCACTGCAACGGGTTCGTGTTCCTGGACCGGGTCGCCGGCGCGCACGCGATCCACGCCCGCAAGACCTACCTCTGA
- a CDS encoding SAM-dependent methyltransferase: MSHWSAEFWDERYAAAHHIWSGNPNPRLVEHATGLAPGTALDVGCGEGADAVWLARAGWQVTGIDISRVALDKAARHAEEAGVAERCTFARVDLLADPELPRVDLVSAQFLHVPDEHFTAVYGALADAVLPGGALLVGAHHPADAATGLRNPELSHLLFGPEKVTALLDPADWDVRVAGRFPREVVKDGETISVSDTVVLAVRR, encoded by the coding sequence ATGAGCCACTGGAGCGCCGAGTTCTGGGACGAGCGGTACGCCGCCGCCCACCACATCTGGTCCGGGAACCCCAACCCCCGGCTGGTCGAGCACGCCACCGGGCTGGCACCGGGAACGGCGCTCGACGTCGGCTGCGGCGAGGGCGCCGACGCCGTCTGGCTGGCCCGCGCGGGGTGGCAGGTGACCGGCATCGACATCTCCCGCGTGGCGCTGGACAAGGCCGCCCGGCACGCCGAGGAGGCCGGGGTCGCCGAGCGGTGCACCTTCGCCCGGGTGGACCTGCTCGCCGACCCGGAGCTCCCGCGCGTGGACCTGGTCAGCGCCCAGTTCCTGCACGTCCCCGACGAGCACTTCACAGCTGTGTACGGCGCGCTGGCGGACGCCGTCCTGCCCGGCGGCGCGCTGCTGGTCGGTGCCCACCACCCGGCCGACGCCGCCACCGGGCTCCGGAACCCCGAGCTGTCGCACCTGCTCTTCGGACCGGAGAAGGTCACCGCGCTGCTCGACCCCGCGGACTGGGACGTGCGGGTCGCCGGCCGGTTCCCGCGCGAGGTCGTCAAGGACGGGGAGACCATCTCGGTCAGCGACACGGTGGTGCTGGCCGTCCGTCGCTGA